The Gammaproteobacteria bacterium nucleotide sequence TGCACCATGCATCGCATTGATGTTCAACAAGGCAACGTCATCACCAAGGAAATGGTTGAACAGATTAAAACCGGCATGACCAAACGCCAGGTTACCTTCGTGATGGGTTCGCCTATGATACAAGATCCCTTTCACAGCGCCCGTTGGGACTATGTTTTCACCATGCAACCCGGCAATAAGCGCAAGATTGCAGAATACAAACGGGTCACACTCATTTTTGAAGATGACAAGGTGGCGAAGATTGATGTGGTGAATGTTAATTAGGTAGGTGTCCGGTATTGACTTCGTGTTTGCTGATAACTGCAATTAACAGATAGCAAACCTACTATATAAACTAACATGATGGGCTTCATTTCACGCGTATAATTTGACCGGACCGGAAGACATCAAAGATTTTCTGTTTCTTTTTCTTCTTCTCCCCGGTAATTCGCGATAGTCAGTCCCTTTGCGCTTTTCTTCTGCACTCCCACCAGGTTTTCAAGAAACATTAAATAAGGATATTGAATTTCTCGAACTATAGACCGGTGTGTTTAGTCAGTTCGGAAGCCCGAAATTGGAACAATCATCAGTAGTAAATATATCGGTCGAAATGAAGTGTCGTTAGACGGTTTTGCCATTTTATAGGTACTACTAGGCGACTCCTTTAAAAGTCATTTTGACACAAACAGTTG carries:
- a CDS encoding outer membrane protein assembly factor BamE produces the protein MTKSTLLIFIFLFIFSSACTMHRIDVQQGNVITKEMVEQIKTGMTKRQVTFVMGSPMIQDPFHSARWDYVFTMQPGNKRKIAEYKRVTLIFEDDKVAKIDVVNVN